gcTTAGTGTAcagtatttattaatattaacaataaaaaaatttactatttagctcCTCTATTAGAAAAGAATTCATTGGTTGAtccttccatttaaaaaaaaaaattaaaacgttattggttaagtattgtaaaaaaattttaaaatactcttGATGTAGATGAACTAATTAAGTTTTTTTGAATTTtctatttatcatttttattccctcttgatttagtatttttatttttatgtaacaCAATCTTATTGTTAGGAATTTTTTTGTTTACATTCTATAAATCTATTGAAATCTCATATTTATACTAGAATcaagataatttaataaaactcTCAAATTCAAAATGAATTTCTAgatctataaatttatattacagcaaatttttttaaaaaaataaaaattttattgaaaattatatttatgtatgataaaaaaaattgtgaaaaCGAGATTCTAGCAAAGCATCGGGAGAGAGTGTCATTGACCCATTCCTACTGCTTTTTTGATTTATCAATTCCCATCTATGAATTAGGGATCCAATTCGCTATCTTGCGTACGAATTCATATTGTGAACGAGGATTTTAGCCCTTCCTTGTTGTTTTCCACCAAACCGTAACCATTTGTCACTTTGATTAATTCAtccaacaattttttttattattttaatagcgGTACACTCTAAAAAAATGTAAAGGATAAGCTTGCATTCTAGAAGCAGTACCTTCCCACCACCTTCATTCCTACTGCTCCCTTCGGTGAGAAGTTCCCTTCCCTTTTCTAAAATGCTTAATTGGTCTGCCTCAGCAAATGTTAAAAATGGAGCTGCCCGCTGTTTGGCTGACCCTCTTCTTCCCATGCAGGTTGGGTTGACCCAGAAGTAAAAAAGAAGGAATGGAATCACTGGAGAGTTTTCTGCAGTTCACACTTGGGCAAAGACGACTTACTTTGAAAGCGGAAATAGGTTTCACCACTTATTTAATGATTATAAATACAATAAGTaatccaaagaaaaaaaaaggcttatcgttttgattaaataatttttttataaaattgaaaaatcaataaataaatttttctaaatatcaaagattcaataacaaaatatttaataactgaAATCCTATACTAATTCTgtttattgatttttatgtcATGTCTTTAAAGATTTATTCTGTTTCAAGCAATATGCAGCTTAATCATCATGCATAAAGTACTATTTTATATACATCTATTAGTCCTAACATGTAAAGTTTGTACTTAATTTAATatacataaattataaagttgccctaattaattatatatttatgttcaTTTCATACTATTAATCAATTTGCGCCGATCAAAATTATAACTTCAATTTAGtatatagaaaaaaaagagGTTCAATTTATAGTCAACTTATCTTAGAGTTATTACTACTCGAtcatttttatgttaaagtgtAAATCACCCCTTAAGCATGTATAACCATGTCTCTATCatggtaaaattatttttaaattattaaatgaattatctaatttattaatttaattatatacgtATTAAATGAAAttcatgaaaaaaattaaaaaataattcaaatcttaaactaaaaaaaagagtagaaaaaaaaaagttaaattaatggCCATAAAAGAAAAGACTTGCACATCAAGAGGTAAGTGCTATTCAGTAAAGATAGAAAAATTAAGAgggttgtattttatttttcaagtatttaccgaattttattttatcataatggaagaaataaaaaaagaaaagaaataaaaaataaaaaatgaaaaaattaattgaaataagaaaagtaaaaagaaaattaattatggaaagaacatttttaattaaggaaaatttattctaaaatggaaaaaatatttttaattaaaaaaattattctaacCGAAAAAGAAATCATAAACatcctaaaaaataaataaaataagaaaagaaaaagaaaaagaagattaaATATGGCaggtgaaaattaaaatatggcaagcaaaaaatttatttttttattttttattttcatggtGAATGTGATTCTATCATCAGGTTGCCTCGTATGTACATAGGTCTACCTATATAAACCCCTGCCTAGCTAGAAAGAGGTGCCACTCATCCCTTTTGTTATAATATCCTTTTTCTCCTAGTGATCTAGAAAGAGAAACTGAAGAAAATGGAGGAAAGAAGAGCTAGATCTCTTATGGTGATTTTTGTGGTGTTAGGTATGGCTGTCGGGCAGTCTGCTGCTTCATTCGGCGGTTGCTACAAGAGCTGCTTCCTTAAATGTATAATTACTCCTCCCGGTAATTCTCCCATTTCATGTGGCGTTAAGTGCTTGAAAGATTGCATCATTCCATCATCCCTCACCACTTCAACTGCCAAAGAGCAAACCCATTACTTCTGCAACTTTGGTTGTGCTTCCTCTTTGTGCACCAACTTCAGCACCAAACAAGACCCAGGTAATTAAATTACTAACTAATCATCTCTCTCTCCCTCATAGATACAAGTGAGAAGGggtaattttctttaatttttataattgatataGAATTAGTGGGTTGATTTTGTTTGTTTGTGGGTTGTCAGGGGAAGAGAATGTGGCAAAGTGTGTGGATTCTTGCTCGACCAGATGTTCCAAGAACTTCTCACCATGAAGATCTTAAGAGGATTGAAGATTTGTGGGTTGGTGTTACTATGAATGAGTATCAGACatttgaaaaatgaataaaCCCATGATAGATCTTGGATTAATTTGTGTTTGACTTCTCATTCACATTGCAAGtttcaagaaaaagaaaaatgaaggattatattaataatatattagcaGATTCAGCAGCTGTGTTCTTGATTCTACTTtctacttcttttttttttttttttttttcatttctttatTACCAATTTAAAGTTCACAGGTTCGCATGTTAGAATTATAATGTTGTGCATAATATTCTTACAAAACacctatcttcttcttcttcttcttttttaaacaAACACTTgcctatttcttttttctttttcaaattcaACTCGCCAATTTCTCTATATATAAATAAGATCTGCTTGATATTTATAAACTTTGCACAATTAacagtttaatatttattgataaaaaatatgacTGAGAGATATTATAGGTGCACCAATTCTCAATTAGGGTTTCGCTTTCCTATAATACTATTATgtaacttaaatatttttacgTATGGTGAAAAATTGAGGAAATGAGTTGCCACATTAACAAAAGCggagaataaataaaaagatgTACTTGCACGATCTACCCTTATTAGGGGTCCACTTTCTTCTTAATTTATAATCCAATTTATAATCCAATGATTTAGGCAGGATTGTGCATAATTTTTT
This sequence is a window from Manihot esculenta cultivar AM560-2 chromosome 4, M.esculenta_v8, whole genome shotgun sequence. Protein-coding genes within it:
- the LOC110612795 gene encoding thionin-like protein 2, producing MEERRARSLMVIFVVLGMAVGQSAASFGGCYKSCFLKCIITPPGNSPISCGVKCLKDCIIPSSLTTSTAKEQTHYFCNFGCASSLCTNFSTKQDPGEENVAKCVDSCSTRCSKNFSP